The following is a genomic window from Deinococcus arcticus.
GTGAAGGAGAGCGCGCTCCTCACATTGCCACAGACTGCCATTGATGAAATCCACCAAATCCACATGTGATTGAAGCGCATAAATCAGTTCGTTGGCGTTCGGGTCATCTCCTTCATATCCATCACGTCCTGAGCGGGAGTACACGAACAGGTTGAGGGCCTGACCGGTATAGCTCAGATAATCCTCCGCTGATCGCAACGACTCACCCAGATGTTTCTGCGCCTGAGGGCCAGGAATGTCCTTGGAGCGGCTCATGATGTGCCCCAGTTCTGCGGCGTATCTGCTGTGAATGTCCGAGGCGGTCGGGGGATGATTGCGCATGGAGAGCAGGTACACGTTCGGGGTGCCGCGCCAGAATTCACCCTGTTCGTAGCGCGCTTTTTTTGGCCCAAGAAGCCGATAGCGCCACCCTATCCTGGGCTGATTGAGGAGTGTCGTCAGCGCATTGCTGAGCATGGTGGTGACGGTCGTCAATGACATTGGCGCCCCCTCCCCCTTGCCTTCTGGATCAAGCGAAATCAAATCGTGGTCGAATGAATCGGGGCCACCCTCTACTCGGTTGACGGAGCGGGCAATCAGGTTTTCAAGCCTTTGCCACTGGCGCAGCGCTGAGCGCCTGCTCTCGTAATACTCATCTTCGAAGATCAACTTCCGCCCATCTAACTTCATCAGGGCTGGAGGCACGAGGATATCCGTGGCCACTGACATGGGCGAATTCAGGAAGTCGTCGATCAATTCCCGAGTCGAGATCAGATTTCCATTTGACATCAGGCGGAAATGCATCTGGAAGACCCCGTTCTGGTGAACGGTCAGGGACGGGTAAAGCCTGATGTGCTTGCCCGCCGTCTTGAGCTCACAAGGCTCCAGGAACGCCCTGAAATAGAGCAGCTCCTTCGCCACCATTGGACTCACGTAATGATGCTCGAAAAACCTCATCTGTGCGGCGTGGAGGGCAGACTGCATTTGATAGGGCCCCAGCCCCTCGGGAAACGTGAACGCGGCCGTGCGCGGCCTGACGAATGGCTCCCGATGGATGTCGAAGGGCTCAGCGTGAATGGACTGAGAGTTCCAGATGAGAAAGCCTTCGGAGTAATGCGAGACGACGGCCAGACCCGACTGAACGACATCAGCCGCCAGTTGCATGAAATGGTCATGTTGAATGGCACCCGTGAAGTAGGTGGTGTAGGCAAAGATGATGTCCCAGTCCAACCAGATCAGCACGTCAACGGTGCTTTTACCCAGGCTGACCGACAGTGGACGAAAAACGTCCAGGGACCGCTCATTGAAGATGGAGGGACACACTCCCTGTGGTCTGATGAACGTCAATGTTTTGGTGTGCAGCCCGGCAGAGACCGCGTACCTCTCCACTTGCGGGACATGGTTGAAACGGGACACAGCGTCAGCATAGGACTGAGCGCGACGCAGTGGACGTGGTTTACGCGAGAGGAGCGACGGTTGACGTCAGAGGGCCAGGCCATTGCGCCAAGCGACAAGGCGCGATGTGCCTTGTCCATCCCACGTCTCTGGACGGACGACAGGTGCATCAACTGGCCCTCCGCCTGCGCGCTGGATCATGACCAGCCACCCCGGGAGGGCCACCAGGAGTGCTGGACTGGGCCACTGCCAATACGCTGTTCGCCCTTTGAATTGGCATGTGGGCCGCCGAGCAGGTCGCGGTGCACAGCGCCTGACGCCAGATTCTTATACTGGTGGCCCATGACCCGCTTCTCACTGGCCCTGTTGACCACAGCCCTCCTGAGCAGCGCCTACGCCGCGCCGCTGACGGTGACCGTGCTGCACACCGACGACCTGCACGGGCGCCTGGAGCCCACCAAGATCGGCGACAACCTGTACGGCGGTTACGCCCGGCAGGCCACACTGGTGAAGCAGTTCAGCGCACAGGACCCAAACCCCCTGGTCCTGTCGGGCGGCGACACCTTCCAGGGCACACTGTTCTACAACGTGTACAAGGGTCTGGCCGACGTTCTGTTCATGAACCTGATGGGCTACGACGCCATGGCGGTGGGCAACCATGAGTTCGACGATGGTCCAGAGGCGCTGGCCAAGTTCGCGGAGCGGGCCACCTTTCCGCTGCTGGCCGCGAACCTGGACGTCACGGCCGAGCCCCTGCTCAAAGACCGGATTAGACCCTATGCCGTGATGACCGTCGGCGGGCAGCAGGTGGGCGTGATCGGCGCCGTGACGCCGGACCTGCCGCAGATCAGTTCGCCTGGCCCGAACGTGAAAATGCTCGAATTGATGGCGAGCCTGCGCAACAGTGTCAGCGCACTGCAGGCCCAGGGCGTCAACAAGATCTTTCTGGTCTCGCACCTGGGGTACACCCTGGAGCAGGAGGTGGCGCGGACCGTCTCCGGCATTGACGTGATTGTTGGTGGGCACTCGCACACCCTGCTGGGCACCTTCACCAACAAGGACTTCCCGGCCAGCGAGGGGCCGTACCCAACCATTCTGCCGAACCCGGACGGCAACCGGACCCTGCTGGTGGCAGCGTGGGAGTGGGGCAAAGTGCTGGGGCGCCTGAAAGTGACCTTCAATGACAGCGGTGCGGTCGAAAGCTGGGAGGGGAACCCCGTGCCCGTCACCGCTGACATCGCTGAAGACCCCACCGCCAAGCGCATGGTGGAGACGCTGACCGTGCCGATTGCGAACCTGCGCCAACGGGTGATCGGGCAAACCACGCGCGGCCTGAACGGCAACCGGGAGATCGTGCGCCGGCGCGAGAGCACCATGGCGAACGTGCTGGCCGACGCCGCGCTGGCCGCCGCGCAGAATGCTGGCGCACAACTCGCGTTCGTGAATGGCGGTGGCGTGCGGGCCAGCATCAACGCTGGCCCGATTACCTTTGACGAGGCCATCACGGTGCAGCCATTCGGCAACACCCTGACGGTTCTGACCCTGACGGGGACCCAGATCAAGGCGGCACTGGAACACGGCGTGGCCACCTGGAGTGAGAACAAGGGGCAGTTCCTGCATGTCAGCCGCGGCGTGAGTTACACCTTTGACCTGGGGCGCCCAGCGGGCAGCCGCGTGACGGCCGTGACCTTGAACGGCCAGCCGCTCGTCGACGCCCAAGCCTACAAGGTGGCCATGAACAACTTCACGGCGGGTGGAGGGGACGGGTTCACGATGTTTCAGGGTGCGCCCCGCCTGGACACGGGGACGCTGGACGTGGACATCCTGGTGCGTTACCTGCAGGGGCAGCCTGCGGTGGACGCTGAGCCAGAAGGCCGTATCGTGATTCTCAACGAGCCCAAGTAAACAGGACAAACGGCGCCCCCAATGGGCGCCGCTGCATGAAAGCCTGACCCGTGTCAGGCTTCTTCAGTGTACAGGTGAGGTGAACGCCCGACGGCCACGCCACCCCCAGTGTGGTCGGCACAACGGGTCGCCTGCAGTCCGCACCGGCAGCAGAG
Proteins encoded in this region:
- a CDS encoding bifunctional metallophosphatase/5'-nucleotidase → MTRFSLALLTTALLSSAYAAPLTVTVLHTDDLHGRLEPTKIGDNLYGGYARQATLVKQFSAQDPNPLVLSGGDTFQGTLFYNVYKGLADVLFMNLMGYDAMAVGNHEFDDGPEALAKFAERATFPLLAANLDVTAEPLLKDRIRPYAVMTVGGQQVGVIGAVTPDLPQISSPGPNVKMLELMASLRNSVSALQAQGVNKIFLVSHLGYTLEQEVARTVSGIDVIVGGHSHTLLGTFTNKDFPASEGPYPTILPNPDGNRTLLVAAWEWGKVLGRLKVTFNDSGAVESWEGNPVPVTADIAEDPTAKRMVETLTVPIANLRQRVIGQTTRGLNGNREIVRRRESTMANVLADAALAAAQNAGAQLAFVNGGGVRASINAGPITFDEAITVQPFGNTLTVLTLTGTQIKAALEHGVATWSENKGQFLHVSRGVSYTFDLGRPAGSRVTAVTLNGQPLVDAQAYKVAMNNFTAGGGDGFTMFQGAPRLDTGTLDVDILVRYLQGQPAVDAEPEGRIVILNEPK